Within the Mugil cephalus isolate CIBA_MC_2020 chromosome 1, CIBA_Mcephalus_1.1, whole genome shotgun sequence genome, the region ATCTCTGAGACCAAGCTTACTGCAGTATCCCATTTCAAACTATGATAGTGAAATGAGCAAGATCAAAATTAGAGATACTCATAAGCAACTGAGCCTGCAGCCGGACCTGGATGCTGTTGTACCTGTTTGGGTTCTAGTCAAGTTAGTTGTGAGTTTGgagcagcagaagaaagaagTTTGGAAAAAAGCTCTGCTCCAAGGTTGGAGTTGGTTGACATATTTAAAAGGTTGGTGTTGGttaacatataacatatattcACCTTCTTTTCCTTAGATATGATCAACTGAGGACATGAAATGTACCTAAACCCAAATGTccaaatcctgattgatggtttTTGttatgatgcatttttttaataactgcaagaaaattacaaattacTTGCCCCTGCAACATGAGGCTTTTGTGGATGGGAAAGTACACCTGAAATAAGTCAGTTCCAAATGAAAATTTGTGAAGTCCAGTGGCTCAGTTTCTTCCCCTTTGTTTTGTGCCCTGGCCTTTTCACTCCTGATGTCTATGACCTTTCATTTCAAGAAAGCACATAAGTGAGTGAACAATTTTCccactattttgttttttatttgttgcacttttattgtcttttgtttgcttgtttgttttttaaatcacattagtTGAACAAATTTGAAGGAGTTAAagatatgttgttgttttttttttccagcttttgtttctggttttaaaatgactgaaatatgTCTGAGGAGCTAAATGGTAAACCTACTGAAATACTCTCTGTGATATTTCATTCTCTTgccgtttttcttttctatttccaTAAAAGACCAACATGGCGGTCAACTCCTCATCCTCCGTCGTCGTTCCAGTCTACCACTGCTTTGACTCCGTAATCGGGGTTTTCATCAACAACACCCTACTCTTAATCAagtccttctccttcctcccgctctccatcttcatcctctACCTGGGTTACCACCGGCACTCCTCTGTAACAGCGAGCCACTCAGACGTTTTCACGTACCATGCGGCCGTCATGGAGCTGATCTCCGTCCTGGGCGCCATCTTGTACTTTTGTGGCTCCTACAGGGGTCTCCACGGGTTGGTGTATGTTGGGATTTACGTGTCCTATATTTCTTTCCCTGGAGAGGTCTTCCTAAACACCTTGACCTGTGTGGAGCGCTACCTGGCTGTTATCCACCCAATCATCTACCTGAGGCTGAGACAGTCAGGGGGGTTCAGGGTCAGAAACATCTGCGTTGGCTGTGCTTGGCTGGTGTGCTGTGTATGGATTGGTGTAACGGCTCTCTACATGCCCAATATCCCTCACGGTCCTCTTCTTTCCTACTTGGTCTGCGCCTTACTTCTTACCTCTTTCTGCAGCTTTTCCGTTCTCTGCGTTTTGATTCGTCCAGGGCCGGGAGAAGGGGCCAACGGCAGGAAGCGCATCGATCAGTCCAGGAAGAAGGCTTTCCACACCATCACGGCCATACTGGTATTTCTGTTGTTCTTTTTCCTGGGGGTGGTAATCACAATTTCTCTGGAAAAGTCACGTCTACTGAGTCCCAGTGATGGCTGTATAGTGCTGCTGTCTGGAAACTGGTTCTCCCTCCCTAACAGTTTGGCTTTACCACTGCTGTTTCTTTACAGAACAGGAAAACTATTCTGTTGCCATGAGTGAAGAGTACAAGCACTAGATTAGGAAGTTGTGTCACAGAAGGTTAGATTGAAGTTGTGCATCTCCTCTGACTTTCCTAAAAGACTGTGTTTAACTCAAGCATGTCTACAATTATGTTCTCCCAGTTTCATGAATCAGTTTCTAATATGAACTAATGAACCTAGCATGATGTCAAATCTTAAGTGTGTCCACAAATACCTCTACGAAGCCagtagaagaagacaaagataaTTTCTATGTGCTGAAATAAAATCCTATCTTGTCTTGACACTCATcaatcatccattcatctactTTCTTGCAAGATGCCTCTCTGCTTAGCAACACTTTGAGTTCTTCCAGGAGGAGCCCATGTGTACCCAGACCAGATAAGATATACACTGGtcagccacgacattaaaaccactgacaggagaagtaaataacattgactaaCATTGACAAttaacaatttaatgttctgctgagaaaccatTGGGAACGGCATTTTTTGGTGTGGATGTTTTCCTGGGCGTAGTTTCAAGAAGTTCTCCTTAAAGGTCCATCCAATAATCTGAGGATTTTTTCTGTAGCTACTGTCTGCAAAAATTCAATAAAGAAAtatgaagaaacaaacaaacaaataaagatccatccattgcaaaaccgcaTCAAAAAGGTGCAGTTTCAGTCACTAAAAAATCTGTCTGTCATGATCGTTGAGCTAAATTGACTTATACGGTTTCACTCAAAACTCCAAAACTGGCAGAAActagcaggatgcagtctggcacaaacacacaaatggtataggaataactaaaacaaacatgaagaacagtaaaaggtgttgacctagtATTTGAGGGATGATCCGCAGAGACCCCTCCACTCAAACGCCCCTTCTAACACCTtgctgttaccagacaccacaggacacccccagaagaccactgtccattctctgatgagttaccacaagggagacctactcAATCATACTCCTGATCAGTGTTGTTGCTCCTTATCAAACATGTTGTTCGTTTACAGAAATCTGGTACATAAACCACAGACCAGTAAAGCAACAAACACCAGTGACACTCACTGGTAATGCTTTTGACCCTTTAACCCTTCATGTGTccaggaaccatatttggtaactttaTCACATATTAAATTGCGTCTCTGTTCCTCTCAgggaggtttattgtcatgtggttttcattgagccaatcagagaagatcaaggaaacattctcaggtctaatcagggactaatgtggtctacaaggtccgcctctgcatgaactctgagcacaacTGGTTGATTAGAAACCATGAAGAAGGactgtcctaatgttgtctaatgtgatagcATTAGAATCAGCTtttatgttctaatgctctaaatacatgtatacatttgtttaccacttaagaaCAAGTAACCAGATATGGGAAATTCActaatcttgattttcttcatgaaaattagaacattttgaaagaaattacAAAAGTATAATTGTCTACTTATGTTCTAGAGTGACACTCCAGATTTGGAAAGTATTTCAGTGAGCGCCCAAGGAAGATCCAGATGCCACAAACGACACAGAGGAGTCAAGTGATGAAATGAACAGCAGTTTAATCGTGTAGTAAAACAacaaagctgcatttaatgtcACAGTGATGCCTACAAGTCACCAGCTGAGGTCGACAAAGGTTCATCTCacattatgtgtattttttgaGGAACACCCCCCTGAACTACAGGACCACAGGTGATTGGGCAGCTACTGGAAAGACAGGAAATAATACATCTGTCTCTGAAGCGGTGGTGGTGCACAGTAGGGGTTGCACgagtctctgatgacgtcactaagCTTTGAAACAGTGAAATTTATGTTATTGACCTGAATACATGAATATTTCCACAGACTCAgcgaaccgctgctagtttctTGCAATGACCAACTGGACTCCTCATCTGTCTTGTAGTAgacgtccatgttgttattgtcgtATCACGTAACATGATCAGTGCAACTAGTAGAACATAAAATGTGAGTGAGGACATTAGAGTTCATCATGGTGTTGAGCTCTGAACTCTTTGTGCGCCATCCTGCTGATGTTGGCAGCGGCCCTGATTGCAGACTTCATAGAAGTCTCGATCCAGGCGTGAGGGAAGGCAGTATGTTCGCCAGCAAAGAACACCCTGCCTTCATGTCTGAAGAGCTCCTTGGCGTACTCTAAGTGCTGGTAGGGGGTGAACAGAGCGAAGGCGCCCAAACTGTAGGGATCAATAGTCCACCTCTTCACTACCACCCCCGTGCAGAGGGTCTTCACCTGCTCACCATGAATCAGGGCCAAATCTCTCAGAACCAGCTCCTTCAAGTCTTCATCACTCGCACCTTGGAAGAGGAGGGAGTCATCAGACCAGGTGTAGGAAGCCAGGAGGACGCCAATGGTGTCATTAGTCGGGAAACTGTGGCTGGGGTAGTAGATGAAACGAGAGGGCCGGTCTGTGAtgctttttcctcctttaatgCCGTCTTTCTCCCAGAACTTCTCGCTGAAGGTGAGAAGGATTTTAGTGGAACTCTCATAGTGCACGGCCCGCATGGCCTCCATCTTTCTGATGGAGAGAGGCGGCGCAAACTCAATGAAGAGGGCTGCTTTGGCCGTGGTTGTTACCAGGACGGCATCAGCTGCAATTCCTGTTAAGGGGGCATCTGGAGCTGTCTGATACCACACAGTTACACCGTCATCTGTGTGGATGATGGATTTGACCTTGGAGTTGAGGAGTATAGGGACATCAAGGATGTTGAGGAAAGCTTTGGGAAGGAGGTCCGACCCACCAGTTATTTCATAGtaccttaaaagaaaaaaagaaaagaagacacaTCAGGCATAAATGtcttgtttgtattatttttgtaatcAGCCGCTTGTGTTCAGCAACATCTACTTGCATCCCATCCATTGCTCATTTAATGCTTTTTGTCCCATCCAGTTTAAACTTACGTCCCAACTTACTTTAAGTCTAAGCAAAGATTCTAATGTAAAGTAGAACAGCTAGTTAGGAGCCAGTTATTTCCCAAAATAGAATAAAGTGTTGGTCTTCAAAGTGTATGCAATCACAAAACCTATTTAAGGTTAAGAAGTAGTCTGGGAATGAATGTAAAGTTTTACAATATATCTACTTGGTTTTGTCGCTGACGTCGCTCTCGATGTAGATCATCTCCGTCAGGGCCAAGTGCATGAGGCTGTTCTCATTCAGCAAGTCTCCGATCATCCTCACTGCTCCAGGGCTTATACCACCCTCCATATTCAAATATTCCTGTGAAGCCAAATGAGTTCACTCAAATTCAACTTTAGCCTTAgccttaaaatgtcttaaacGTTTCATAAGATCATGTTACCTTCACAGAATAGTGGCCATACTTCTTAAAGGCAGCTGTGCAGTTGTGAGCTTTGACTTCATCTTTCACCTTAGAAACAGATAAAAGGCATCTTATCAAAAATACACTGGTTCGTCATTCTGCcatattcagttcagtttcaacTTGGATGTTTTTCCATCTTCAAATCCCTACACTTTGgg harbors:
- the LOC125009163 gene encoding L-amino-acid oxidase-like, whose protein sequence is MPKEMARHMTMCKLPLPVSVGVLLFFLYLAAANARSMKEHLSDCLQDKDYDLLLKTVEDGLPRLNSSHRVVIVGAGMAGLTAAALLQDAGHTVTIVEASSRIGGRVETYRDEENGWYAELGAMRIPESHQIVRWYVDKLGVKLNPFIMCDLNTFYLVRGGKPNKTYAVKANPDILGYNVWKSEKGKSADYLLQKALQKVKDEVKAHNCTAAFKKYGHYSVKEYLNMEGGISPGAVRMIGDLLNENSLMHLALTEMIYIESDVSDKTKYYEITGGSDLLPKAFLNILDVPILLNSKVKSIIHTDDGVTVWYQTAPDAPLTGIAADAVLVTTTAKAALFIEFAPPLSIRKMEAMRAVHYESSTKILLTFSEKFWEKDGIKGGKSITDRPSRFIYYPSHSFPTNDTIGVLLASYTWSDDSLLFQGASDEDLKELVLRDLALIHGEQVKTLCTGVVVKRWTIDPYSLGAFALFTPYQHLEYAKELFRHEGRVFFAGEHTAFPHAWIETSMKSAIRAAANISRMAHKEFRAQHHDEL